One region of Primulina tabacum isolate GXHZ01 chromosome 1, ASM2559414v2, whole genome shotgun sequence genomic DNA includes:
- the LOC142516207 gene encoding uncharacterized protein LOC142516207 gives MDLFLKAKSIRLRSHRDKFLVAVEDRESIALERDGSSKNTIWTIEFVKGKDYIRLKSCYGTYLTASSEPFLPGVTGKKVVQTLPCQCDKDATEWQPLRDGMQVRLRSFSGEFLRPNGGLPPWRNSVTHDIPHRQKTYDKVLWDVEVVETFPLQCRLQSDSTFPRSTSVSDAIRQKQSAARLREYF, from the exons ATGGATCTTTTCTTGAAGGCGAAATCGATCCGGCTTCGTAGCCACAGAGACAAGTTTCTTGTAGCCGTTGAAGATCGCGAATCCATCGCCCTGGAACGCGATGGCTCGTCCAAGAACACGATCTGGACCATTGAATTCGTTAAAGGGAAAGATTATATAAGGTTGAAAAGTTGTTATGGGACATACTTGACAGCCTCAAGTGAACCATTTCTTCCAGGGGTGACAGGAAAAAAGGTTGTCCAGACGCTGCCTTGCCAATGTGATAAAGATGCCACGGAATGGCAACCCTTGAGGGATGGAATGCAG GTGAGACTGAGGTCGTTTTCCGGCGAATTTTTGCGCCCCAACGGCGGTCTTCCCCCGTGGAGGAACTCGGTCACACACGACATCCCTCATCGACAGAAGACGTATGATAAGGTGTTGTGGGATGTGGAGGTTGTGGAGACGTTCCCGTTGCAGTGCAGGCTTCAATCCGATTCTACATTTCCAAGATCGACATCAGTTTCGGATGCAATCAGGCAGAAACAAAGTGCAGCAAGATTGCGAGAATACTTTTGA